A window from Citrus sinensis cultivar Valencia sweet orange chromosome 5, DVS_A1.0, whole genome shotgun sequence encodes these proteins:
- the LOC102609456 gene encoding probable aldo-keto reductase 1 isoform X10, with protein sequence MAEEMKLQVPRVKLGTQGLEVSKLGFGCMSLSGGYNSPVSEEDGISIIKHAFNKGITFFDTADKYGPYTNEILLGKALKMLPRENIQVATKFGFAELGLDAVIVKGNPEYVRSCCEASLKRLDVEYIDLYYQHRVDTSVPIEETIGEMKKLVEEGKIKYIGLSEASPDTIRRAHAVHPITAVQLEWSLWTRDIENEIVPLCRELGIGIVPYSPLGRGFFGGKAVVESVPPDSFLNFLPRFTGENLDRNRSIYFRIENLAKKYKCTSAQLALAWVLEQGDDVVPIPGTTKIKNLEDNIVSLTVKLTNKDPKEISDAVPTEEVAGGRYPDSFDKTSWNFANTPPKDS encoded by the exons ATGGCAGAAGAGATGAAACTCCAAGTTCCGAGAGTGAAACTCGGAACCCAAGGCCTTGAG GTATCAAAGCTGGGATTTGGATGCATGAGCCTGAGTGGAGGTTACAATTCTCCAGTCTCTGAAGAGGATGGCATCTCTATAATAAAGCATGCTTTCAATAAAGGAATCACTTTCTTTGATACTGCTGATAAATATGGACCATATACTAATGAAATTCTTCTTGGAAAG GCCTTGAAGATGTTGCCCAGAGAAAACATACAAGTAGCCACAAAGTTTGGGTTTGCAGAATTGGGACTTGATGCTGTGATCGTGAAGGGTAACCCTGAGTATGTGCGCTCATGTTGTGAAGCTAGCTTGAAGCGCCTTGATGTGGAATACATTGATCTGTATTATCAACATAGAGTGGACACATCAGTCCCCATAGAGGAAACT ATTGGCGAAATGAAAAAGCTGGTGGAAGAGGGTAAAATCAAGTACATAGGATTATCTGAGGCTAGCCCAGATACAATTAGGAGAGCACATGCTGTTCATCCTATCACAGCTGTACAACTGGAATGGTCTCTTTGGACTCGTGACATTGAGAACGAGATAGTACCACTTTGCAG GGAGCTTGGCATTGGAATAGTTCCATACAGTCCTCTTGGTCGTGGATTTTTCGGTGGCAAAGCCGTTGTGGAAAGTGTGCCTCCAGATAGCTTTTTG aattttcttCCTCGGTTCACCGGAGAGAACCTGGACAGAAACAGAAGTATTTATTTTCGCATAGAGAACCTTGCCAAAAAGTACAAATGCACTTCTGCACAATTAGCACTGGCATGGGTTCTCGAACAGGGGGATGATGTCGTACCTATTCCTG GGACAACTAAGATTAAGAACCTAGAGGACAATATTGTCTCCTTGACAGTAAAACTTACAAACAAGGATCCAAAAGAAATTTCTGATGCCGTACCCACAGAAGAGGTTGCAGGAGGAAGATATCCAGATTCCTTTGACAAAACATCGTGGAATTTTGCAAACACACCTCCAAAAGACTCTTAA
- the LOC102609456 gene encoding probable aldo-keto reductase 1 isoform X1: MAEEMKLQVPRVKLGTQGLEVSKLGFGCMSLSGGYNSPVSEEDGISIIKHAFNKGITFFDTADKYGPYTNEILLGKALKMLPRENIQVATKFGFAELGLDAVIVKGNPEYVRSCCEASLKRLDVEYIDLYYQHRVDTSVPIEETIGEMKKLVEEGKIKYIGLSEASPDTIRRAHAVHPITAVQLEWSLWTRDIENEIVPLCRELGIGIVPYSPLGRGFFGGKAVVESVPPDSFLHFLPRFKGENLDRNKSIYFRIGNLAKKYNCTSAQLALAWVLGQGDDVVPIPGTTKIKNLDDNIDSLRIKLTKEDLKEISDAVPIEEVAGDRDPEGFDKASWKFANTPPKDCKV, encoded by the exons ATGGCAGAAGAGATGAAACTCCAAGTTCCGAGAGTGAAACTCGGAACCCAAGGCCTTGAG GTATCAAAGCTGGGATTTGGATGCATGAGCCTGAGTGGAGGTTACAATTCTCCAGTCTCTGAAGAGGATGGCATCTCTATAATAAAGCATGCTTTCAATAAAGGAATCACTTTCTTTGATACTGCTGATAAATATGGACCATATACTAATGAAATTCTTCTTGGAAAG GCCTTGAAGATGTTGCCCAGAGAAAACATACAAGTAGCCACAAAGTTTGGGTTTGCAGAATTGGGACTTGATGCTGTGATCGTGAAGGGTAACCCTGAGTATGTGCGCTCATGTTGTGAAGCTAGCTTGAAGCGCCTTGATGTGGAATACATTGATCTGTATTATCAACATAGAGTGGACACATCAGTCCCCATAGAGGAAACT ATTGGCGAAATGAAAAAGCTGGTGGAAGAGGGTAAAATCAAGTACATAGGATTATCTGAGGCTAGCCCAGATACAATTAGGAGAGCACATGCTGTTCATCCTATCACAGCTGTACAACTGGAATGGTCTCTTTGGACTCGTGACATTGAGAACGAGATAGTACCACTTTGCAG GGAGCTTGGCATTGGAATAGTTCCATACAGTCCTCTTGGTCGTGGATTTTTCGGTGGCAAAGCCGTTGTGGAAAGTGTGCCTCCAGATAGCTTTTTG CATTTTCTTCCTAGGTTCAAAGGAGAGAACCTGGACAGGAACAAGAGTATTTATTTTCGCATAGGGAACCTTGCCAAAAAGTACAATTGCACTTCTGCTCAACTAGCCCTAGCATGGGTTCTCGGACAGGGGGATGATGTCGTACCTATTCCCG GGACAACTAAGATTAAAAACCTTGATGACAATATTGACTCCTTGAGGATTAAACTTACTAAAGAGGATCTGAAAGAAATTTCTGACGCTGTGCCCATAGAAGAGGTAGCAGGAGACAGAGACCCGGAAGGCTTTGATAAAGCATCGTGGAAGTTTGCAAACACACCTCCAAAAGACTGCAAGGTTTGA
- the LOC102609456 gene encoding probable aldo-keto reductase 1 isoform X12 produces the protein MLSIKESLSLILLINMDHILMKFFLESHSFQALKMLPRENIQVATKFGFAELGLDAVIVKGNPEYVRSCCEASLKRLDVEYIDLYYQHRVDTSVPIEETIGEMKKLVEEGKIKYIGLSEASPDTIRRAHAVHPITAVQLEWSLWTRDIENEIVPLCRELGIGIVPYSPLGRGFFGGKAVVESVPPDSFLNFLPRFTGENLDRNRSIYFRIENLAKKYKCTSAQLALAWVLEQGDDVVPIPGTTKIKNLEDNIVSLTVKLTNKDPKEISDAVPTEEVAGGRYPDSFDKTSWNFANTPPKDS, from the exons ATGCTTTCAATAAAGGAATCACTTTCTTTGATACTGCTGATAAATATGGACCATATACTAATGAAATTCTTCTTGGAAAG TCATTCCTTTCAGGCCTTGAAGATGTTGCCCAGAGAAAACATACAAGTAGCCACAAAGTTTGGGTTTGCAGAATTGGGACTTGATGCTGTGATCGTGAAGGGTAACCCTGAGTATGTGCGCTCATGTTGTGAAGCTAGCTTGAAGCGCCTTGATGTGGAATACATTGATCTGTATTATCAACATAGAGTGGACACATCAGTCCCCATAGAGGAAACT ATTGGCGAAATGAAAAAGCTGGTGGAAGAGGGTAAAATCAAGTACATAGGATTATCTGAGGCTAGCCCAGATACAATTAGGAGAGCACATGCTGTTCATCCTATCACAGCTGTACAACTGGAATGGTCTCTTTGGACTCGTGACATTGAGAACGAGATAGTACCACTTTGCAG GGAGCTTGGCATTGGAATAGTTCCATACAGTCCTCTTGGTCGTGGATTTTTCGGTGGCAAAGCCGTTGTGGAAAGTGTGCCTCCAGATAGCTTTTTG aattttcttCCTCGGTTCACCGGAGAGAACCTGGACAGAAACAGAAGTATTTATTTTCGCATAGAGAACCTTGCCAAAAAGTACAAATGCACTTCTGCACAATTAGCACTGGCATGGGTTCTCGAACAGGGGGATGATGTCGTACCTATTCCTG GGACAACTAAGATTAAGAACCTAGAGGACAATATTGTCTCCTTGACAGTAAAACTTACAAACAAGGATCCAAAAGAAATTTCTGATGCCGTACCCACAGAAGAGGTTGCAGGAGGAAGATATCCAGATTCCTTTGACAAAACATCGTGGAATTTTGCAAACACACCTCCAAAAGACTCTTAA
- the LOC102623406 gene encoding perakine reductase-like encodes MAEEQRIKIPTVKLGGQGFEVSKLGFGCMGLTGMYNDPVPDEVGISIIKHAFDQGITFFDTSDVYGANNANERLVGKALKQFPREKVQLATKFGVVKFDVSGLVINGTPEYVRACCEASLKRLDVEYIDLYYQHRVDTTVPIEDTMGELKKLVDEGKIKYIGLSEASPDTIRRAHAVHPVTALQMEWSLWTRAIEDEIVPLCRELGIGIVPYSPLGRGFFGGKASVESLPASSILTWHPRFSGENIDKNKILYLRLQKLAEKHECNPAQLALAWILHQGDDVAPIPGTTKIKNLDDNIGSLRVKLTNEDLDEISSVIPINEVAGDGVIGGLLRYSWKFANTPAKDGPPPPATKSI; translated from the exons atggcTGAAGAACAAAGAATCAAGATTCCAACAGTGAAACTTGGTGGGCAAGGATTTGAG GTGTCAAAGTTGGGATTTGGTTGCATGGGCCTCACTGGAATGTACAATGATCCTGTCCCTGATGAAGTTGGCATATCAATAATCAAGCACGCATTTGATCAAGGAATCACATTCTTTGACACATCAGACGTCTATGGAGCCAATAATGCTAATGAACGTCTTGTTGGAAAG GCTCTGAAGCAGTTTCCAAGAGAGAAAGTGCAACTAGCCACAAAATTTGGTGTTGTCAAATTTGACGTTAGTGGCCTTGTAATAAACGGTACCCCTGAGTATGTTAGAGCCTGCTGTGAGGCTAGCCTGAAGCGTCTTGACGTTGAATACATTGATCTCTATTATCAGCATCGTGTTGACACAACGGTACCTATAGAGGATACT ATGGGAGAACTTAAGAAGTTGGTGGATGAAGGGAAAATAAAGTATATCGGTTTATCTGAAGCTAGCCCTGATACTATAAGAAGGGCACATGCCGTTCATCCTGTTACTGCCTTACAAATGGAGTGGTCGCTCTGGACTCGCGCAATTGAGGATGAAATAGTCCCACTTTGCAG GGAACTTGGAATTGGGATAGTTCCATATAGTCCACTTGGCAGAGGATTTTTTGGTGGCAAGGCTAGTGTTGAAAGTTTGCCTGCAAGTAGTATTCTG ACATGGCATCCTAGGTTCTCAGGAGAGAACATTGACAAAAACAAGATCTTATATTTGCGTCTGCAAAAGTTAGCCGAAAAGCATGAATGCAACCCTGCACAACTTGCACTTGCTTGGATTCTTCATCAAGGAGATGATGTAGCACCAATTCCTG GTACaacaaagattaaaaatcTTGACGACAATATAGGTTCTTTGAGAGTGAAACTTACAAATGAAGATTTAGATGAGATTTCTTCTGTGATTCCCATCAATGAGGTAGCAGGGGATGGGGTAATTGGCGGTCTCCTTCGCTACTCCTGGAAGTTCGCGAACACACCAGCAAAAGATGGTCCACCTCCTCCAGCTACTAAAAGCAtttga
- the LOC102609165 gene encoding probable aldo-keto reductase 1, which yields MAEEKLQVPRVKLGTQGLEVSKLGFGCMNLSGGYSSPVSEEDGITMIKHAFSKGITFFDTADVYGQNANEVLLGKALKQLPREKILVATKFGIAGIGDTDIIVKGAPDYVRSCCEASLKRLDVDYIDLYYQHRVDKSVAIEETIGEMKKLVEEGKIKYIGLSEASPDTIRRAHAVHPIAAVQMEWSLWTRDIEEEIIPLCRELGIGIVPFSPLGRGFFGGKAVVESVPADSLLHLFPRFNGENLDRNRSIYVRIENLAKKNKCSSAQLALAWVLGQGDDVVPIPGTTKIKNLDENIGSLMVKLSKEDLKEISDAVPIEEVAGGRFPDIFDKSSWRFANTPPKRQ from the exons ATGGCAGAAGAGAAACTCCAAGTTCCAAGAGTGAAACTGGGTACCCAAGGCCTTGAG GTTTCAAAATTGGGTTTTGGATGCATGAACCTGAGCGGAGGTTATAGCTCTCCAGTCTCAGAAGAGGACGGCATAACAATGATAAAGCATGCTTTCAGTAAAGGAATCACTTTCTTTGATACTGCTGATGTTTACGGACAAAATGCTAATGAAGTTCTTCTTGGAAAG GCCTTGAAGCAGTTGCCTAGAGAAAAGATACTAGTAGCGACGAAGTTTGGGATTGCAGGAATAGGAGATACTGATATCATCGTGAAGGGTGCCCCTGATTATGTGCGCTCGTGTTGTGAAGCTAGCTTGAAGCGTCTTGATGTGGATTACATTGATCTATATTATCAACATAGAGTGGACAAATCAGTTGCTATAGAGGAAACG ATTGGTGAAATGAAGAAGCTAGTGGAAGAGGGTAAAATCAAGTACATTGGATTATCTGAGGCTAGTCCAGACACAATTAGGAGAGCACATGCTGTTCATCCCATTGCAGCTGTACAAATGGAATGGTCCCTCTGGACTCGTGATATTGAGGAAGAGATAATACCACTTTGCAG GGAACTTGGCATTGGAATAGTTCCATTCAGTCCTCTTGGTCGTGGATTTTTTGGTGGCAAAGCTGTAGTGGAAAGTGTACCTGCAGATAGCTTGTTG CATCTTTTCCCTCGGTTCAATGGAGAGAACCTGGACAGAAACAGGAGTATTTATGTTCGCATAGAGAACCTTGCCAAAAAGAACAAATGCAGTTCTGCTCAACTAGCACTGGCATGGGTTCTTGGACAGGGGGATGATGTTGTACCAATTCCTg GGACAACTAAGATTAAGAACCTGGATGAAAATATTGGCTCCTTGATGGTAAAACTTTCAAAAGAGGATCTGAAAGAAATTTCTGATGCTGTACCGATAGAAGAGGTAGCTGGAGGCAGATTCCCAGATATCTTTGACAAATCATCGTGGAGGTTTGCAAACACCCCTCCAAAAAGGCAATGA